The DNA segment TTGGAGGCTTCGATCATGCCCTGGATGAGCCGGCCCCGGTTCTCGAGGCCCGGCTCGCCGAGGATGGGCGGCCCGCTGGCGGCGGACTCGACGTAGAGGTTCTCGCCGATCTGCTTGAGGCCGGCGGGGTTGACGAAGGTGGCGATCTCGATCTGGCCGACTTCCTGCGGCTCGGCCTCGCCGGGGATGGCGACAAAGACGCGGCCGGTCGAGTCGATGTCGATGGAGAGGGCGTCGGCCGGGATCTGGATCGACGGATCGACACGCCTGCCCTGGTCGTTGGCGAGGACGAGTTCGCCGTCGGCGTTCACGTCGAAGTTGCCGGCGCGGGTGTAGGCGACGCCGCCGGAGCCGAGGTCGTCCTGGACGCGGACCTGGAAGAACCCGATGCCGTCGATCATGACGTCGAGGGTGCGGTTGGT comes from the Synechococcales cyanobacterium CNB genome and includes:
- the flgG gene encoding flagellar basal-body rod protein FlgG, with product MASIALQSAASGLSALNTQLDVIANNLANVNTAGYKSSRANFQDLIYVERAQPGVENANGDQRPTGLYVGLGVKVSGTQLDFSQGAPLTTNRTLDVMIDGIGFFQVRVQDDLGSGGVAYTRAGNFDVNADGELVLANDQGRRVDPSIQIPADALSIDIDSTGRVFVAIPGEAEPQEVGQIEIATFVNPAGLKQIGENLYVESAASGPPILGEPGLENRGRLIQGMIEASNVDPTRELIELIRTQRAFEMNSQTIRTADETLRSVAQLRR